TGCCAGCGGCTGAAGGTTTTTCTTATTGTATTTCTGGCAATAGTGATTTGTATATTAATTGCCCGGATCTTTTTTGTAAGCAGAACCACCGCATTTTTCTTCATCAACGGGTTGCATACACCGGCGGGAGACAAGGTATTCCCGTATATCACAGATTTGGGAAGTGTATCAGCGGCCGTGCTGATCTCTCTCTTATTGCTGGCGATCCGCCGGCGTGCCGGTCTGGTGATGGCTACGGCATATATATTCACGTCGATCATTAGTTTCAGTTTGAAAACCCTGGTAGGGTTTCCGCGCCCGCACCGGTATTTTGCAGATCGTTTATTGCAGATCTATTTTGTACCGGGGGTTACTGTATTGGATAATTTCCGGAGTTTCCCTTCCGGTCACAGTGTGTGCGCATTTACGGCGGCTACGGTGTTGGCGTATTACGCAAAAAATAAATACCTCTCGCTGGTATACCTCTTGCTGGCCATGCTGGTGGCTTATTCACGGATGTATATGAGCCAGCATTTCCTGGAAGATGTTACAGCGGGCGCACTGCTCGGTGTATTCGCAACCATGGTCTGGATCAGTCTGATGAACAGATGGTTTGCGAGGCCGTCACGTTAACAGGTCGCTTTTATCTTCC
The genomic region above belongs to Chitinophaga sp. 180180018-3 and contains:
- a CDS encoding phosphatase PAP2 family protein, with amino-acid sequence MKQFVDVCQRLKVFLIVFLAIVICILIARIFFVSRTTAFFFINGLHTPAGDKVFPYITDLGSVSAAVLISLLLLAIRRRAGLVMATAYIFTSIISFSLKTLVGFPRPHRYFADRLLQIYFVPGVTVLDNFRSFPSGHSVCAFTAATVLAYYAKNKYLSLVYLLLAMLVAYSRMYMSQHFLEDVTAGALLGVFATMVWISLMNRWFARPSR